Proteins from a single region of Synechococcus sp. WH 8109:
- a CDS encoding S41 family peptidase → MVRSQRLRSLVRSTPLLLVLGIGGVVTALGISSPGLSLPSASGGSIHDSPKEVIDQVWQIVYRDYLDSTGSYDERKWRQLRSNLLRKSYGGSAESYEAIRGMLASLDDPYTRFLDPKEFKEMQIDTSGELMGVGIQLSLDKDTKKLIVVSPIEGTPASRAGVQPKDVIVSIDGASTKGMTTEDAVKLIRGPEGTDVVLGLRRQGQVLNVPLKRARIEIHAVKAMLNTAPNGRKVGYIRLKQFNANATREMRVAIKDLESQAAEGYVLDLRSNPGGLLEASVDIARQWLNEGTIVSTRTRAGIRDVRRARGSAITDKPLVVLIDQGSASASEILSGALQDNSRAQLVGQKTFGKGLVQAVRGLADGSGLTVTIAKYLTPKGTDIHKNGIQPDIEAAMSKQEIRNFSVEDLGTQKDSQYTMAEGTLLNQLKKIQTGTTYQPGGANLSYALQ, encoded by the coding sequence ATGGTTCGGAGTCAGCGCCTGCGTTCTTTGGTCCGATCGACTCCGTTGCTATTGGTACTGGGGATCGGTGGTGTGGTCACCGCCTTGGGCATCAGCTCACCAGGTCTTTCCCTGCCATCGGCTTCCGGCGGATCAATTCACGACAGCCCCAAGGAGGTGATTGATCAGGTCTGGCAGATCGTTTATCGCGATTACCTGGATTCGACGGGCTCCTACGACGAAAGAAAGTGGCGCCAATTGCGAAGCAATCTGCTGCGGAAGTCCTATGGGGGCAGCGCCGAGTCCTACGAGGCGATCCGGGGCATGCTGGCCAGCCTTGATGACCCATACACGCGTTTCCTTGATCCAAAGGAGTTCAAGGAGATGCAGATCGACACCTCCGGTGAGTTGATGGGCGTGGGGATCCAGCTCAGTCTCGACAAAGACACGAAAAAGCTGATTGTTGTCTCCCCGATTGAGGGCACCCCTGCATCCCGTGCCGGCGTTCAGCCTAAGGATGTGATCGTTTCCATCGATGGTGCCTCCACCAAAGGCATGACCACCGAGGACGCCGTCAAGTTGATCCGAGGTCCGGAGGGCACCGATGTCGTGCTGGGACTCAGGCGCCAGGGTCAGGTGCTGAATGTGCCGTTGAAACGGGCACGCATTGAGATTCATGCCGTGAAGGCCATGCTCAACACGGCGCCCAATGGCCGCAAGGTGGGCTACATCCGTCTCAAGCAATTCAATGCCAACGCCACGCGTGAGATGCGTGTGGCCATCAAGGATCTGGAATCACAGGCTGCTGAGGGCTACGTGCTGGATCTACGCAGCAATCCCGGCGGCTTGCTCGAGGCCAGCGTGGACATCGCCCGCCAATGGCTCAACGAAGGCACAATCGTCAGCACCCGAACCCGCGCAGGAATCCGCGATGTAAGGCGCGCCAGGGGAAGTGCAATCACCGACAAACCTCTGGTGGTGCTGATAGATCAGGGATCGGCCAGTGCCAGCGAAATTCTTTCAGGGGCACTTCAGGACAATTCCCGTGCCCAACTCGTTGGACAGAAGACCTTCGGCAAAGGGCTTGTACAGGCCGTTCGCGGATTGGCCGATGGATCCGGTCTGACAGTCACCATCGCGAAGTACCTGACGCCAAAGGGAACCGATATTCACAAGAACGGAATCCAACCGGACATCGAAGCAGCGATGTCGAAACAGGAGATCAGGAATTTCTCGGTTGAAGATCTTGGAACCCAGAAAGACAGTCAATACACGATGGCTGAAGGGACCCTGTTGAACCAATTGAAGAAAATTCAGACAGGCACGACCTATCAACCAGGCGGAGCCAACCTCAGCTACGCGCTTCAGTAG
- the ispG gene encoding (E)-4-hydroxy-3-methylbut-2-enyl-diphosphate synthase, translating to MTALDRRYDTQIHRRVTRTVMVGDVPVGSEHPIVVQSMINEDTLDIEAAVAGIIRLAEAGSEIVRVTTPSMAHAKAMGQIRQELRQRGCTIPLVADVHHNGVKIALEVAQHVDKVRINPGLFIFDKPDPNRQEFSPEEFASIGKRIRETFEPLVTLLRDQNKALRIGVNHGSLAERMLFTYGDTPEGMVESAMEFVRICHELDFHNIVISMKASRAPVMLAAYRLMADTMDKEGFNYPLHLGVTEAGDGDYGRIKSTAGIATLLADGLGDTLRVSLTEAPEKEIPVCYSILQSLGLRKTMVEYVACPSCGRTLFNLEEVLHKVRNATSHLTGLDIAVMGCIVNGPGEMADADYGYVGKTPGVISLYRGRDEIRKVPEAEGVEALIQLIKEDGRWVEPA from the coding sequence ATGACTGCCCTGGATCGGCGCTACGACACCCAGATCCACCGCCGTGTGACTCGTACTGTGATGGTGGGTGATGTGCCCGTGGGCAGCGAGCACCCGATCGTGGTGCAGTCGATGATCAACGAGGACACCCTTGACATCGAGGCTGCTGTTGCCGGCATCATCCGCCTCGCCGAAGCGGGCAGTGAGATCGTCCGGGTGACGACCCCCTCGATGGCCCACGCCAAGGCGATGGGACAGATCCGTCAGGAGCTTCGTCAGCGCGGCTGCACCATTCCACTGGTGGCGGATGTTCACCACAACGGCGTCAAGATCGCCCTGGAGGTCGCCCAGCACGTCGACAAAGTTCGGATCAATCCCGGCCTTTTCATTTTCGATAAGCCAGATCCGAACCGCCAGGAGTTCAGCCCCGAGGAATTTGCCTCCATCGGCAAGCGCATCCGTGAGACGTTCGAGCCCTTGGTGACCCTGCTGCGGGATCAGAACAAGGCGCTTCGAATCGGGGTGAACCATGGCTCCCTTGCGGAGCGGATGCTGTTCACCTACGGCGACACTCCTGAGGGGATGGTCGAGTCAGCGATGGAATTCGTGCGCATCTGCCATGAGCTTGATTTCCACAACATTGTGATTTCGATGAAGGCCTCGCGGGCTCCGGTGATGCTCGCTGCCTACCGCCTGATGGCGGACACCATGGATAAGGAAGGCTTCAATTACCCACTCCACCTGGGCGTGACCGAAGCCGGCGATGGTGATTACGGCCGGATTAAGAGCACCGCAGGCATTGCCACACTGCTGGCCGATGGATTGGGAGACACGCTCCGGGTATCACTGACGGAGGCCCCTGAAAAGGAAATCCCCGTCTGCTACTCGATTCTTCAATCCCTGGGTCTGCGCAAGACCATGGTCGAGTACGTTGCCTGCCCTAGCTGCGGTCGCACCCTGTTCAACCTGGAGGAGGTGTTGCATAAGGTGCGCAACGCCACATCCCACCTCACGGGTCTGGACATCGCCGTGATGGGATGCATCGTCAATGGTCCCGGCGAGATGGCCGACGCCGATTACGGCTACGTCGGCAAAACTCCGGGCGTGATTTCGCTCTATCGCGGCCGTGATGAAATCCGCAAGGTGCCTGAAGCGGAGGGCGTTGAAGCCCTGATCCAGTTGATCAAAGAGGACGGTCGTTGGGTGGAGCCCGCCTGA
- a CDS encoding uracil-DNA glycosylase has protein sequence MTLSSLEACSACTACDLATTRHTVVMSRGNPKADLMLIGEAPGAQEDSQGVPFVGRSGRALDQLLRDVDLDPEHDLYICNAIKCRPPNNRRPKKAELAACRAWLDLQLETVDPTVIVLTGATAVEAILGIKGGMTQLRGQWQSWNERAVMPIFHPSYLLRNPSKAAGAPLDLTRQDLDAVRRRLCER, from the coding sequence ATGACTCTCTCCAGCCTGGAGGCCTGCAGTGCCTGCACAGCCTGTGACCTGGCCACCACGCGCCACACCGTCGTGATGAGCCGCGGTAATCCCAAAGCGGATTTGATGCTGATTGGTGAAGCACCCGGAGCTCAGGAAGATTCTCAGGGCGTTCCGTTTGTCGGGCGTTCGGGACGTGCCCTCGATCAACTGCTGCGGGATGTGGATCTGGATCCAGAGCATGACCTTTACATCTGCAACGCGATCAAATGCCGGCCCCCCAACAACCGACGACCGAAAAAAGCTGAGTTGGCTGCCTGCCGGGCCTGGCTTGACCTTCAATTGGAGACGGTTGATCCCACGGTGATCGTGCTCACGGGAGCCACAGCTGTGGAGGCCATCCTTGGCATCAAGGGGGGCATGACCCAGCTTCGTGGTCAGTGGCAGAGCTGGAATGAGCGGGCGGTGATGCCTATTTTTCACCCCTCCTATCTGCTGCGCAATCCCTCCAAAGCCGCCGGCGCGCCACTGGATCTGACACGGCAGGATCTGGACGCGGTTCGGCGCAGGCTGTGCGAACGTTGA
- a CDS encoding VOC family protein: MAAENSARLATFYSELFHATLKPGVAEHHCIVQFSDGTQLEIYRPSRRRSFPPRGRALAPCLRLPPSQEPMPELQRLLRNALQRGGSLLEEARLESFGAEAWIHDPEGNPLLLLAPLASVAPMS, from the coding sequence TTGGCCGCTGAGAACAGCGCCAGGTTGGCGACGTTCTACAGCGAGCTATTTCATGCCACGTTGAAGCCTGGGGTGGCGGAGCACCACTGCATCGTTCAATTCAGCGATGGCACCCAGCTGGAGATCTACAGGCCCTCACGCCGGCGCTCTTTTCCACCCAGGGGGCGAGCGTTGGCGCCCTGTTTGCGGCTCCCCCCATCGCAGGAGCCCATGCCTGAACTTCAACGGCTGCTGAGAAACGCCCTGCAGCGTGGTGGATCGCTACTGGAGGAGGCGCGCCTCGAGTCCTTTGGTGCTGAGGCCTGGATCCACGATCCGGAGGGCAACCCCCTGTTGCTCCTGGCTCCCCTGGCATCTGTTGCTCCGATGTCATGA
- a CDS encoding pyridoxal phosphate-dependent aminotransferase, protein MPRPPELSDRAVALKPSLTLEISAKAKALRDSGKDICSLSAGEPDFETPPFIVEAAQHALESGFTRYGPAAGDPDLRAALAHKLSIENGIPTQPEQVLVTNGGKQAIYNLFQVLLNPGDEVLVPAPYWLSYPEMAALAGASTRIIPTKAEEGFRLDLDLLEQQITPRSRLLVINSPGNPSGQVMSRAELEALAALVARHPQLMVMSDEIYEYLLADGQQHCSFAAIAEEIRSRCFIVNGFAKGWAMTGWRLGYLAGDAVVIKAASALQSQSTSNVCSFAQRGALAAIEAPRDCVREMAISYNRRRTLLTEGLQALEGITLTPPQGAFYAFPRLPDGVPDSMEFCRQALEQEGLAVVPGLAFGDDRCIRLSCAVADETINDGLMRLKRLLRSF, encoded by the coding sequence ATGCCGCGCCCGCCAGAACTTTCCGACCGGGCTGTCGCCCTTAAACCGTCTCTGACGCTGGAGATCAGCGCCAAGGCCAAAGCACTGCGCGACAGCGGCAAGGACATATGCAGCCTTAGTGCCGGTGAGCCGGACTTTGAGACACCTCCATTCATAGTTGAAGCGGCACAGCATGCTCTGGAATCCGGGTTCACCCGCTACGGCCCCGCCGCGGGGGACCCCGACCTTCGTGCTGCTCTGGCCCACAAACTGAGCATCGAAAACGGGATTCCAACCCAGCCGGAGCAGGTCCTGGTGACCAACGGTGGCAAGCAAGCCATTTACAACCTTTTCCAAGTGCTGCTCAATCCCGGTGACGAAGTTCTGGTGCCGGCGCCCTACTGGTTGAGCTATCCCGAGATGGCAGCCCTGGCCGGGGCAAGCACAAGGATCATCCCCACCAAAGCTGAGGAAGGCTTCCGTCTCGACCTCGATCTGCTGGAGCAGCAGATCACTCCACGCAGCCGACTGCTGGTGATCAATTCCCCTGGCAACCCCAGCGGCCAGGTGATGTCGCGGGCCGAACTCGAGGCCCTGGCCGCGCTGGTGGCCCGTCATCCCCAGCTGATGGTTATGAGCGATGAGATCTATGAATATCTCCTGGCCGATGGTCAGCAGCACTGCAGCTTTGCGGCCATTGCCGAAGAGATCCGCTCGCGCTGCTTCATCGTGAACGGCTTTGCCAAAGGATGGGCGATGACAGGTTGGCGCCTTGGTTACCTGGCTGGAGATGCTGTCGTGATCAAGGCTGCTTCAGCGCTGCAGAGCCAGAGCACCAGCAATGTGTGCAGCTTTGCTCAACGGGGTGCCCTAGCGGCGATCGAAGCACCCCGAGATTGCGTGCGCGAGATGGCAATCAGCTACAACCGCCGCCGAACTCTGCTAACTGAAGGGCTGCAGGCTCTGGAGGGCATCACCCTGACTCCCCCTCAAGGGGCCTTCTACGCCTTCCCCCGGCTGCCGGACGGTGTGCCCGATTCAATGGAGTTCTGCCGGCAAGCCCTGGAACAGGAAGGTCTGGCCGTGGTTCCGGGTCTGGCCTTCGGCGATGACCGCTGCATTCGACTGTCCTGTGCCGTAGCAGATGAGACGATCAACGATGGACTGATGCGACTGAAGCGGCTGCTTCGTTCCTTCTGA
- a CDS encoding putative selenate ABC transporter substrate-binding protein: MSVRERRAVVATGLIAGLALTASVSSCSAPQNDAKQAVLQIGAIPDQNPEKLNRLYGTLSSELSEKLDVPVRYAPVSNYAAAVSAFRTGSLDLVWFGGLTGVQARLQTPGARVLAQRDIDAEFTSVFIANGDSGLRPFTSADQLVELKGRRLAFGSESSTSGRLMPQFFMGENGVKPEDLAGGGPGFSGSHDATIAVVRSGAYEVGALNEQVWRSNVADGRVDPGKVSVIWRTPPYVDYHWVVRPGLDERFGDGFTDQLQTALLDLSADTENGATILELFGAERFIPAKDEDYVMIETVGRQLGKIR, translated from the coding sequence ATGTCTGTACGAGAACGCAGGGCCGTGGTTGCCACCGGTTTGATTGCCGGCCTCGCACTCACGGCCAGTGTTTCCAGTTGCAGCGCACCCCAGAACGACGCCAAACAGGCCGTTCTGCAGATCGGTGCCATCCCCGACCAGAACCCCGAGAAACTCAATCGCCTCTACGGAACGCTCTCTTCGGAACTCAGCGAAAAGCTGGATGTTCCTGTGCGGTATGCGCCGGTGAGCAATTACGCGGCGGCGGTGAGTGCCTTCCGCACCGGCAGCCTTGATCTGGTCTGGTTCGGTGGACTCACCGGTGTGCAGGCCAGGCTGCAGACGCCTGGAGCACGGGTGTTGGCGCAACGGGACATCGATGCAGAGTTCACCAGTGTGTTCATCGCCAATGGCGACAGTGGTTTGCGCCCCTTCACCAGTGCCGACCAACTGGTTGAACTGAAGGGACGCCGACTGGCCTTCGGTTCGGAGAGTTCCACCTCCGGCCGCCTGATGCCCCAGTTCTTCATGGGGGAAAACGGCGTGAAACCTGAGGATCTGGCGGGGGGCGGCCCTGGCTTCAGCGGAAGCCACGACGCCACCATTGCTGTGGTTCGGAGCGGTGCCTATGAGGTGGGCGCCTTGAACGAGCAGGTCTGGCGCAGCAATGTGGCGGACGGCCGCGTCGATCCAGGCAAGGTATCGGTGATCTGGAGGACACCGCCCTACGTGGATTACCACTGGGTTGTAAGGCCCGGTCTGGATGAGCGCTTTGGCGATGGTTTCACCGACCAGCTCCAGACCGCCTTGCTGGACCTTTCGGCAGACACAGAGAACGGCGCCACGATTCTTGAGCTTTTCGGTGCCGAACGCTTCATCCCCGCCAAGGACGAGGACTACGTGATGATCGAAACGGTGGGACGCCAACTAGGAAAGATCCGTTGA
- a CDS encoding ATP-binding cassette domain-containing protein has translation MTALLELHQACLGQRLQPITLTLRADQRVVLLGASGAGKTTLLKLCNGALSPDAGSVHWCGRPHQQLSRRQRRQIGTLWQDLRLVEELSVIQNINSGALGRHGLLWAIRNLLGPLDPNTCLALMHQVKLEADLLEQPVRELSGGQRQRVALGRLLHQQPELLLADEPLSALDPSLAEDVLNTLLLLPGCLISLHRPDLIHRFDRVLGLRSGALVIDAAPDTIHRDQLEWLYASA, from the coding sequence TTGACGGCGCTTCTGGAGCTGCACCAGGCCTGCCTGGGGCAACGGCTCCAACCGATCACCCTCACCCTTCGTGCGGACCAGCGTGTGGTTTTGCTCGGTGCCAGTGGCGCCGGCAAAACCACGTTGCTGAAGCTCTGCAACGGGGCCCTAAGTCCTGATGCAGGATCCGTGCACTGGTGTGGTCGCCCCCATCAACAGCTGTCCCGCCGGCAACGGCGCCAGATCGGCACGCTCTGGCAGGACCTGCGCCTGGTGGAGGAGCTGAGCGTGATCCAGAACATCAACAGCGGTGCCCTGGGACGCCATGGGCTGCTCTGGGCGATTCGAAACCTGCTGGGTCCCCTGGACCCAAACACCTGCCTGGCACTGATGCACCAGGTGAAATTGGAGGCCGATTTGCTTGAACAGCCCGTGCGGGAGCTCTCTGGAGGGCAGCGCCAACGGGTGGCTCTGGGCCGTCTGTTGCATCAGCAACCTGAACTCTTGCTGGCGGACGAACCCCTCTCCGCCCTTGATCCCAGCCTCGCCGAAGACGTTCTCAACACCCTGCTTCTCTTGCCGGGCTGTCTTATCAGCCTGCATCGACCGGATCTGATACACCGGTTCGATCGGGTTCTGGGGCTCCGTAGTGGTGCCCTGGTGATCGATGCGGCTCCAGACACCATTCATCGGGATCAGCTGGAATGGCTCTACGCATCGGCCTGA
- a CDS encoding GDSL-type esterase/lipase family protein, with product MSGANDAPRQLIVLGDSGVHGWGDREAGGWCQRLRLRWMNLPSAPVVYPLGIRGDGLERLAARWRSEWCCRGELRRQTPGGLLLSVGLNDTARVGRIDGRPQLDVEAFSFGLGQLLNEMTQEVQVFVLGLTAVDEHVMPFAGCLWYSNSQISATEAVIAEQCREADVPFLSMHREMQEEPDWLTWMEPDGIHLNADGHRWLDQRLGQWALLQEWAGLAALNTSTPIST from the coding sequence ATGAGCGGTGCGAACGACGCCCCCCGTCAGCTGATCGTGCTCGGGGATAGTGGCGTTCATGGTTGGGGTGACCGTGAAGCGGGCGGCTGGTGCCAGCGGCTGCGCCTGCGCTGGATGAACCTACCCAGCGCTCCGGTGGTGTATCCCCTGGGCATCCGCGGGGATGGCCTGGAACGCTTGGCGGCCCGCTGGCGCAGCGAGTGGTGCTGCCGCGGCGAACTGCGTCGCCAAACGCCGGGCGGACTGCTGCTCAGTGTCGGGCTGAATGACACCGCCCGCGTTGGTCGGATCGACGGCAGACCCCAACTGGATGTGGAGGCCTTTTCGTTTGGCCTAGGACAACTTCTCAATGAGATGACCCAGGAGGTGCAGGTGTTTGTGCTTGGCCTCACTGCGGTGGATGAGCACGTGATGCCCTTTGCTGGCTGTCTCTGGTACAGCAACAGCCAGATCTCGGCCACGGAAGCTGTGATAGCCGAACAGTGCCGTGAAGCAGATGTGCCCTTCCTGTCCATGCATCGGGAGATGCAGGAGGAGCCCGACTGGTTGACCTGGATGGAACCCGATGGAATCCATCTCAATGCCGATGGACACCGCTGGCTCGACCAGCGCTTGGGTCAGTGGGCGCTTCTGCAGGAGTGGGCCGGACTCGCTGCCCTTAACACATCAACACCTATCAGCACGTAA
- a CDS encoding PCP reductase family protein has protein sequence MDWQPEALAALKKDVPFFVRPAVRKRVEAMADSDGRSNIDLDFYKSAKQAMAPS, from the coding sequence ATGGACTGGCAACCAGAGGCACTGGCAGCACTCAAGAAAGATGTTCCGTTCTTCGTACGGCCTGCTGTTCGTAAACGGGTTGAGGCGATGGCGGATTCAGACGGACGTTCCAACATCGATCTGGATTTCTACAAATCCGCCAAGCAGGCCATGGCCCCGAGCTGA
- a CDS encoding TIGR00297 family protein — protein MSALWIQALLVNTVLIALAQRSSVLTRSGWVHAAALGTILWGCLGWSGWLAVVAYLCLGSLVTKIGFQNKQSRGLAEARGGQRGPENVWGSASVGAFLALLIGAGVEPHELFLVGFAASFAAKLADTFGSEVGKRFGRTTVLITSLRVVPPGTEGAISLEGTLASAAGSIAMTLVMLALQLVPSWPVAGLVMLVGLVATLGESLLGALVQDRVTWLSNELVNALQTIFAAVLAMLLMAL, from the coding sequence ATGTCCGCACTTTGGATTCAGGCCCTGCTGGTGAACACGGTTTTGATTGCCCTGGCGCAGCGGTCATCTGTGCTCACCCGCAGTGGATGGGTCCATGCGGCTGCCTTGGGCACGATTCTTTGGGGTTGTTTGGGGTGGTCGGGCTGGTTGGCCGTGGTCGCCTACCTCTGTCTGGGAAGTCTGGTCACCAAGATCGGCTTTCAAAACAAGCAGAGCCGGGGTCTTGCCGAAGCCCGCGGCGGTCAACGCGGCCCAGAAAACGTCTGGGGTTCTGCTTCTGTTGGAGCCTTCCTGGCACTGCTCATCGGTGCCGGTGTCGAACCCCATGAGCTGTTTTTGGTTGGCTTTGCGGCGAGTTTTGCCGCCAAGTTGGCCGACACCTTCGGCAGTGAGGTCGGCAAGCGTTTCGGTCGCACCACGGTGTTGATCACCAGCCTGCGGGTGGTTCCACCAGGTACCGAAGGGGCCATTAGCCTTGAGGGAACCCTGGCCAGTGCCGCCGGCAGCATCGCCATGACCCTGGTGATGCTTGCCCTGCAGCTGGTTCCCTCATGGCCTGTGGCAGGGCTCGTGATGCTGGTTGGTCTGGTGGCGACCCTCGGCGAGAGCCTGCTCGGCGCCCTGGTGCAGGATCGCGTGACCTGGTTGAGCAATGAGCTGGTCAATGCTCTACAGACCATTTTTGCGGCAGTTTTGGCGATGCTGCTGATGGCGCTCTGA
- a CDS encoding 16S rRNA (uracil(1498)-N(3))-methyltransferase gives MKTIPTAFSLPVAERRRLLLSPDRLEQGGSVLLNIEEQHYLRRVLRLRCGERVDLIDGCGRLTTATLVEPKLLALDKPAQLIESLAQPHLGLAVALMRRGMDEVVRMACELGIDRIQPLRCDRCVPQADHRPERWATIIREAVEQCERLWTPQLLDLKDLSQWMEDERGQRLVGVTRETSTPALDQWLRHQADPVQLTWLMVGPEGGWTEEELKQFTEAQIQPVQMGSTILRSSTAAVAGAVELVRWRDGLISS, from the coding sequence TTGAAGACCATCCCGACAGCGTTTTCCCTGCCGGTGGCTGAACGGCGGCGCTTGCTTCTGTCGCCGGATCGCCTGGAGCAGGGTGGATCGGTTCTGCTCAACATCGAAGAGCAGCACTACCTGCGGAGAGTGTTGCGCCTGCGCTGTGGCGAGCGGGTGGATCTGATCGATGGTTGCGGCCGGCTCACGACCGCAACCCTGGTGGAACCCAAGCTGCTCGCGCTCGATAAGCCAGCGCAACTGATTGAGTCTTTGGCCCAACCTCATCTGGGCCTGGCCGTGGCCTTGATGCGGCGGGGGATGGATGAGGTGGTCCGGATGGCCTGTGAACTTGGGATTGATCGGATTCAGCCCCTGCGCTGCGATCGCTGTGTTCCCCAGGCCGACCACCGACCCGAGCGCTGGGCCACGATCATTCGTGAAGCGGTGGAGCAGTGCGAACGGTTGTGGACGCCACAGCTGCTCGATCTCAAAGACCTATCCCAATGGATGGAAGATGAGCGGGGTCAGCGTCTGGTGGGAGTGACTCGCGAGACGTCCACACCGGCCTTAGATCAATGGTTGCGTCACCAGGCCGATCCTGTTCAACTCACATGGCTCATGGTCGGCCCGGAAGGGGGATGGACCGAAGAGGAACTGAAGCAGTTCACCGAAGCCCAGATTCAGCCTGTCCAGATGGGATCAACCATCCTGCGCAGTTCGACTGCCGCGGTGGCTGGTGCCGTGGAACTGGTTCGTTGGCGTGATGGGCTGATTAGCTCTTGA
- a CDS encoding DUF3531 family protein, translated as MDIRFREVDPFNCWLWIRFSEPPSQGERNYVDGVFDSWYVIGRLGGFNAENLQVHDAGSDLSWLTYDDDGAESAMPALMHNMGQLEYQNDWGRCWVDLGTSDGVAIDVLINALRQLDSDVVQIEELVVGGVNENWPVEDHPDSVFPAGG; from the coding sequence ATGGACATTCGTTTTCGTGAAGTCGATCCCTTCAATTGCTGGTTATGGATCCGTTTCTCGGAACCCCCCAGTCAGGGGGAACGGAATTACGTCGATGGTGTCTTCGACAGCTGGTACGTGATCGGGCGTTTGGGCGGCTTCAACGCAGAAAACCTGCAGGTGCATGACGCCGGCTCGGATCTCAGCTGGTTGACCTACGACGACGATGGGGCTGAGTCGGCGATGCCAGCCCTGATGCACAACATGGGGCAGCTCGAATACCAGAACGACTGGGGACGTTGCTGGGTGGATCTCGGTACGTCGGATGGAGTTGCCATCGATGTTCTGATTAACGCTCTGCGTCAACTGGACTCCGACGTGGTTCAGATCGAAGAGCTGGTCGTTGGTGGGGTCAATGAAAATTGGCCGGTTGAAGACCATCCCGACAGCGTTTTCCCTGCCGGTGGCTGA
- a CDS encoding ABC transporter ATP-binding protein has translation MLELSGITYAPATAGAPILDGIGFQTQKGRPLLIAGASGSGKTSLLEIISGLASATSGSIRWNGNTLKRRQLRWLCGIVFQFPERHFLGLSVAQELRLGHRRLGHEREQSVLERVGLDTISSTAAPERLSGGEQRRLALAVQMLRGAEVLLLDEPTAGLDWSVRRDVLNLLAGLAREQVLIVVTHEPELFQDWDCQRLRLQGGRLEPMTTLP, from the coding sequence ATGCTCGAGCTCTCAGGAATCACCTATGCACCTGCAACGGCTGGTGCCCCCATCCTCGACGGCATCGGTTTTCAGACGCAGAAGGGACGGCCGCTGCTGATTGCTGGCGCCAGCGGATCCGGAAAGACATCGCTGCTGGAAATCATCAGCGGCCTGGCATCAGCCACATCCGGCAGCATCCGCTGGAACGGCAACACGCTGAAACGACGGCAGCTGCGCTGGCTTTGCGGCATTGTTTTCCAGTTTCCCGAGCGCCATTTCCTCGGGCTGAGCGTGGCTCAGGAACTGCGGCTGGGGCATCGGCGGCTCGGTCATGAGCGCGAACAGAGCGTGCTCGAACGGGTTGGCCTCGACACCATCTCCTCTACAGCGGCGCCAGAACGGCTGAGCGGCGGGGAGCAACGGCGGCTTGCCCTCGCCGTGCAAATGCTCCGCGGCGCTGAAGTGCTCCTCCTGGATGAACCCACCGCAGGTTTGGATTGGTCAGTACGTCGGGACGTGCTTAATCTGCTTGCCGGCCTCGCTCGTGAACAGGTGTTGATCGTGGTCACCCATGAACCCGAGCTGTTTCAGGACTGGGACTGCCAAAGACTGCGCTTGCAGGGCGGGCGGCTCGAACCGATGACTACATTGCCCTGA